In Sphaeramia orbicularis chromosome 12, fSphaOr1.1, whole genome shotgun sequence, the following proteins share a genomic window:
- the LOC115430520 gene encoding NACHT, LRR and PYD domains-containing protein 12-like gives MSSVPVLLLETLEDLDNEQLAKFHFFLYSKVLDGFTHIPKAHLQEADRPRTVNLLVQTYSDDAISVTVDVLMKMKLKHSAETLKKNYNEAPTSQGSKEIDHHAIQEKLKFTLLKKCQNVYEGNTDEGDIVHLKKIYTELHVIEEAWGGFSEEHEVSQLRPMHGTPEQTAIEARDIFKPRPHQAKQIRTVLTLGIAGVGKTVCAQRYTLSWAEGQENQDIKFLFPIPFRELNPNIGDKDCSLMQLLHQFFPEMKQVQTLGTESKVLFIFDGLDETLLPLDFKHNKVLRDETEPAPLDVLITNLLTGNLLGNALIWITSRPAAANRIHRKYIHQWTEVKGFTNEQREEYFRRRLCDDNLTTKIINHVNSSRSLNSMCQIPVFCWITFTIVTKMLHDNVTGGMPNTLTEMYVYLLLCQTDRMRDGDYPMESNNIVLKLAELAFRQLEKGKLIFYEADLKECGMDVKEATIYSGVCTQESRRGRQIFSFVHLTIQEFLAALFARHSYLQRKENVFLGYLKRMSTKWLPKSMFSFHKTAIEKALQSQNGQWDLFLRFLLGLSLKSNQELMGRILPYVAEAESEGDTIRTINFIKEKIEEEPESRLNLFHCLHELKEESLVQEIQSFMSSGRLTTKTLSPVQWSALTYELTTSESTEEFDLKKYIRSEDGVVKLLTVITSSTCALLDRCNLTENSCKVLASALNSSSCRLTELDLSDNKLKDSGVILLSVGLKSKHCKLKHLRLHNCKLVGDCCEILGDAVSTESTQLKDLDLSANNLHPGGLKALCAGLRKPNCKLETLRLNECMLNVKCCEDLASILSSDSSHLKILDLSDNSLKDSGVSLLTAALMSQHCDLETLRLSRCDLTLKCCSHFGPALSSESTHVKELDLSGNNLQGQAGIQLLCDGMRSPHCKLETLRLNECKLQKCCADLASVLSSGTSNLKELDLSENDLLDSEVDLLSGGLANPHCKLEILRLAFCGITEKSCASLASVFSSNPSHLRQLDLSYNYLQDSGVKLISAYRDNPLCKLTDLSVDPNGECYLKSTLKQNACMLTLNPNTSAKSLFLHDGGKQVTWVREKQPYPDHPDRFESVSQVLCLQGLTQRHYWEVEWRGRWVDIAVAMRGIRRRAGSHMCGFGYTDQSWSLFCSEDHYSAQHNHQRVEIPAPKSRSHRVGVYLDYPGGTLSFYSVSAGTLSHLHTFNSTFTEPLFPGFGMEEDDCSVIICTEESSQAIS, from the exons ATGTCGTCTGTCCCGGTCCTCCTCTTGGAAACTCTGGAAGATCTGGATAATGAACAACTggcaaaatttcacttttttctttaCAGCAAAGTTCTTGATGGATTCACCCACATTCCCAAGGCTCATTTACAGGAGGCAGACAGACCACGCACTGTGAATCTTTTGGTGCAAACGTATAGCGATGATGCTATTTCTGTCACAGTGGATGTACTAATGAAAATGAAACTCAAACATTCAGCTGAAACCCTAAAGAAGAATTAtaatgaag CACCAACCAGTCAAGGAAGCAAAG AAATTGACCACCATGCAATTCAAGAAAAACTCAAATTCACACTGTTGAAAAAGTGCCAAAATGTTTATGAGGGGAATACAGATGAAGGGGACATTGTCCACCTGAAAAAAATCTACACTGAGTTGCATGTGATCGAGGAGGCCTGGGGAGGCTTCAGTGAGGAACATGAGGTCAGCCAGCTTAGGCCCATGCATGGGACACCAGAGCAAACCGCCATTGAAGCTAGAGACATTTTCAAGCCCAGACCCCATCAAGCAAAGCAAATCAGAACAGTGCTTACCCTGGGTATAGCTGGAGTGGGTAAAACTGTCTGTGCACAGAGGTATACCCTGAGCTGGGCAGAAGGGCAAGAAAATCAGGACATCAAGTTTCTCTTCCCTATACCTTTCCGTGAATTGAATCCTAACATAGGTGACAAGGACTGCAGCCTAATGCAGCTGCTCCATCAGTTCTTTCCGGAGATGAAACAAGTACAGACACTAGGAACAGAAAGCAAAGTCCTGTTCATCTTCGACGGCCTGGATGAGACTCTCCTCCCTCTGGACTTCAAGCACAACAAGGTCTTGAGAGATGAGACCGAGCCGGCTCCGTTGGATGTACTCATCACAAACCTTTTGACAGGAAATCTGCTTGGCAACGCTCTGATCTGGATCACTTCCCGCCCTGCAGCAGCCAACCGTATTCATCGCAAGTACATCCATCAATGGACCGAGGTGAAAGGCTTCACAAATGAACAGAGGGAGGAATACTTCAGGAGGCGTTTGTGTGATGACAACCTCACTACCAAGATCATCAACCATGTGAACTCATCAAGAAGCCTCAACAGTATGTGCCAAATACCAGTTTTCTGTTGGATAACATTCACTATAGTGACAAAAATGCTGCATGACAATGTGACGGGAGGCATGCCGAacaccctgactgagatgtacgtGTACCTCCTTCTTTGCCAGACTGACAGAATGAGAGACGGAGACTATCCAATGGAAAGCAACAACATTGTGTTGAAGCTTGCAGAGTTGGCATTTCGTCAGCTAGAGAAGGGTAAACTGATCTTCTATGAAGCTGATCTGAAAGAGTGTGGTATGGATGTGAAGGAGGCCACCATCTACTCAGGGGTGTGCACGCAAGAGAGCCGAAGAGGAAGACAGATATTTAGTTTTGTACATTTAACCATCCAGGAGTTTCTGGCAGCTTTGTTTGCTCGCCACTCCTACTTGCAAAGAAAGGAAAATGTTTTCCTTGGGTACCTTAAAAGGATGTCCACAAAATGGCTCCCCAAGTCCATGTTCAGTTTCCACAAGACAGCTATTGAAAAAGCTTTACAGAGTCAGAATGGCCAATGGGACCTCTTCCTTCGCTTTCTCCTGGGACTGTCTCTGAAATCAAACCAAGAACTAATGGGAAGAATACTTCCTTATGTAGCAGAGGCAGAGAGTGAGGGAGATACAATAAGAACAATCAACTTTATCAAAGAGAAGATCGAAGAGGAACCAGAGTCAAGGCTGAATCTGTTTCACTGCCTACATGAGCTCAAAGAAGAGTCTCTGGTGCAGGAAATCCAGAGCTTTATGAGCTCTGGCAGACTTACAACCAAAACGTTGTCTCCAGTTCAGTGGTCTGCCCTCACTTATGAACTCACAACTTCAGAGTCAACAGAGGAGTTTGATCTGAAGAAGTACATCCGATCAGAAGATGGTGTGGTGAAGCTGCTGACTGTCATTACTTCTTCTACATGTGCTCT GCTTGATCGCTGCAACCTGACTGAAAATAGCTGCAAAGTTTTGGCCTCTGCCCTGAACTCATCATCTTGTCGCCTGACAGAGCTTGATCTAAGTGATAATAAACTGAAGGATTCAGGGGTGATTCTGTTGTCTGTTGGATTAAAGAGTAAACACTGTAAACTGAAGCACTTAAG GCTGCACAATTGCAAACTGGTGGGAGATTGCTGTGAAATCCTAGGTGATGCTGTCAGCACAGAGTCAACTCAACTCAAGGACCTGGACCTCAGCGCTAATAACTTACACCCAGGTGGGTTAAAGGCTCTGTGTGCCGGACTTCGCAAACCCAACTGCAAACTGGAGACTCTGAG GTTGAATGAATGCATGTTAAATGTCAAATGTTGTGAAGATCTGGCTTCCATTTTAAGCTCGGACTCATCTCATCTGAAAATACTAGACCTGAGTGACAACAGCCTAAAGGATTCGGGTGTTTCTCTGCTTACCGCTGCACTGATGAGTCAGCACTGTGACCTGGAAACACTCAG GCTCAGCAGATGTGACCTTACACTGAAATGTTGCAGCCACTTTGGCCCAGCTCTCAGCTCTGAGTCTACCCATGTAAAGGAGCTAGACTTGAGTGGAAACAACCTGCAAGGTCAGGCAGGCATACAGCTGTTGTGTGATGGAATGAGAAGTCcacactgtaaactggagacgTTAAG GTTAAATGAGTGCAAGTTGCAGAAGTGCTGTGCTGACCTGGCCTCAGTGCTCAGCTCTGGGACATCTAACCTGAAAGAACTTGATCTGAGTGAGAACGATCTGCTGGACTCAGAGGTTGATCTACTCTCTGGTGGACTAGCAAATCCACACTGCAAACTTGAGATATTAAG GTTGGCATTCTGTGGCATCACAGAGAAAAGCTGTGCTTCTTTGGCTTCAGTGTTCAGCTCCAATCCGTCTCACCTCAGGCAGCTGGACCTCAGCTACAACTACCTGCAGGACTCTGGAGTCAAACTGATCTCTGCTTATCGTGACAACCCACTTTGTAAACTAACAGACCTCAG TGTGGACCCTAATGGAGAGTGCTACTTAAAATCAACACTAAAACAGA ATGCATGTATGCTGACGCTGAACCCCAACACATCTGCCAAGTCTCTCTTTCTGCACGATGGGGGAAAGCAGGTCACATGGGTCAGGGAGAAACAGCCGTACCCAGATCACCCTGACAGGTTTGAGAGTGTCTCCCAGGTGCTCTGTCTCCAAGGCCTCACCCAGCGCCActactgggaggtggagtggCGTGGACGCTGGGTGGATATCGCCGTGGCAATGAGGGGGATCCGTCGTAGGGCTGGTTCTCACATGTGTGGTTTTGGCTACACAGACCAGTCTTGGAGTCTGTTCTGCTCTGAGGATCACTACAGCGCTCAGCACAACCACCAGCGTGTAGAAATCCCAGCACCCAAGTCTCGCTCCCACAGGGTCGGGGTCTATCTGGACTATCCCGGTGGTACCCTGTCCTTCTACAGTGTCTCTGCCGGGACACTCAGTCACCTGCACACATTCAACAGCACCTTCACCGAGCCACTTTTCCCTGGGTTTGGGATGGAGGAAGATGACTGCTCTGTAATCATTTGTACAGAGGAGAGTTCACAAGCCATTTCTTAG
- the LOC115430526 gene encoding fibrinogen C domain-containing protein 1-like isoform X2, which produces MKSLVGCCGLILVIFLSFTEQRKVISPQGTDCNDIKSRSPQSSSGVYVIQPTGVKTLFKVYCEMRTDGGWTVFQRRTGGQVLFNRNWVAYKNGFGNLTRDHWLGLKKVFFLTKSKTKKWTMRVDLWDHEGGSAFAEYSNFKVGNEKTAFKLQVRKYKGTAGDAIRGSYSGIDQNGFGFSTLDRDNDGCTPCIFGDIAVNECASSDGGGWWYSSCGSASLNGDWHAAGDHLGWASGLHWHTWKTGAPYSAKATRMMVKPM; this is translated from the exons ATGAAGAGCCTGGTTGGGTGCTGTGGACTGATCTTGGTCATTTTCTTGAGTTTCACGGAGCAG CGTAAAGTCATCTCTCCTCAAG GAACGGACTGCAATGACATTAAGAGCCGATCTCCACAATCATCCAGTGGAGTTTATGTAATCCAGCCGACTGGAGTCAAGACCCTCTTCAAG GTGTACTGTGAGATGCGTACTGATGGAGGTTGGACGGTGTTTCAAAGGCGCACTGGTGGGCAAGTTTTGTTCAACAGGAATTGGGTGGCATATAAAAACGGCTTTGGAAACCTTACAC GGGACCACTGGCTTGGGCTAAAGAAGGTTTTCTTTCTGACTAAGAGCAAGACCAAAAAATGGACCATGAGGGTCGACCTGTGGGACCATGAAGGTGGAAGTGCCTTTGCAGAGTACAGCAACTTTAAAGTGGGCAACGAGAAAACGGCTTTTAAACTGCAAGTCAGGAAATACAAAGGAACTGCAG GTGATGCCATCCGGGGCTCATACAGTGGAATAGATCAGAATGGTTTCGGCTTCAGCACCCTTGATCGTGACAATGACGGCTGCACACCGTGCATCTTTGGAGATATTGCTGTGAATGAATGTGCGTCCTCAGACGGCGGTGGGTGGTGGTACAGCAGCTGTGGCTCTGCCAGTCTGAACGGGGACTGGCACGCTGCTGGTGACCACCTGGGTTGGGCATCAGGCCTTCACTGGCACACCTGGAAAACAGGTGCCCCTTATTCTGCAAAGGCCACTAGAATGATGGTCAAGCCCATGTAG
- the LOC115430526 gene encoding fibrinogen C domain-containing protein 1-like isoform X1 has protein sequence MKSLVGCCGLILVIFLSFTEQVKRKVISPQGTDCNDIKSRSPQSSSGVYVIQPTGVKTLFKVYCEMRTDGGWTVFQRRTGGQVLFNRNWVAYKNGFGNLTRDHWLGLKKVFFLTKSKTKKWTMRVDLWDHEGGSAFAEYSNFKVGNEKTAFKLQVRKYKGTAGDAIRGSYSGIDQNGFGFSTLDRDNDGCTPCIFGDIAVNECASSDGGGWWYSSCGSASLNGDWHAAGDHLGWASGLHWHTWKTGAPYSAKATRMMVKPM, from the exons ATGAAGAGCCTGGTTGGGTGCTGTGGACTGATCTTGGTCATTTTCTTGAGTTTCACGGAGCAGGTAAAG CGTAAAGTCATCTCTCCTCAAG GAACGGACTGCAATGACATTAAGAGCCGATCTCCACAATCATCCAGTGGAGTTTATGTAATCCAGCCGACTGGAGTCAAGACCCTCTTCAAG GTGTACTGTGAGATGCGTACTGATGGAGGTTGGACGGTGTTTCAAAGGCGCACTGGTGGGCAAGTTTTGTTCAACAGGAATTGGGTGGCATATAAAAACGGCTTTGGAAACCTTACAC GGGACCACTGGCTTGGGCTAAAGAAGGTTTTCTTTCTGACTAAGAGCAAGACCAAAAAATGGACCATGAGGGTCGACCTGTGGGACCATGAAGGTGGAAGTGCCTTTGCAGAGTACAGCAACTTTAAAGTGGGCAACGAGAAAACGGCTTTTAAACTGCAAGTCAGGAAATACAAAGGAACTGCAG GTGATGCCATCCGGGGCTCATACAGTGGAATAGATCAGAATGGTTTCGGCTTCAGCACCCTTGATCGTGACAATGACGGCTGCACACCGTGCATCTTTGGAGATATTGCTGTGAATGAATGTGCGTCCTCAGACGGCGGTGGGTGGTGGTACAGCAGCTGTGGCTCTGCCAGTCTGAACGGGGACTGGCACGCTGCTGGTGACCACCTGGGTTGGGCATCAGGCCTTCACTGGCACACCTGGAAAACAGGTGCCCCTTATTCTGCAAAGGCCACTAGAATGATGGTCAAGCCCATGTAG
- the LOC115430524 gene encoding NXPE family member 3-like isoform X2, with protein MDNQFPAVKTATPGGKSPPDLQSNFCSFQPYSEEESLEKAVEERHLLNSVTWPETPLIPVNFTLKQTSDPAHSTFTILPGGGEWRVGDHLKIIIQVKDFEGHPKTSGGDFIVARLHNPKLGAGVAGQVVDLLNGSYSAVFPLLWNGSAEVEVTLVHSSEAVTVLRRLNREQPDRIYFQSVFRSGSVSETTTCNICLRPNKQPICNYTDLHTGEPWFCFKPKKLSCDARISHFSGIFKENLRKNEKELFKSHVNMKVSIPALGSPSVLVLPKKEGYNEKNNSVVSPGPTGYYYQNVWRALGGTTVHQFNSSSAITECLKGKVIHLYGDSTIRQWFDHLRDALPDLKEFNLHSLKQPGPFMALDYPNNIMVTFRCHGPPIRILNVQTSQLHYIANELDNVVGGSNTVIVIGIWAHFGNFPIDIYIRRLQTIRRAVMHLLDRAPGTLVIIRTANLKDLTLLGSFSNSDWYSLQQDKVLRAVFKGINVHLVDAWEMTLAHHLPHNLHPQPPIIKNMINVVLSYICPKRGG; from the exons ATGGACAACCAG TTTCCTGCCGTAAAAACAGCCACCCCAGGAGGTAAATCACCTCCTGACCTCCAATCTAACTTCTGCAGCTTCCAACCATATTCTGAGGAGGAATCTCTGGAGAAAGCAGTGGAAGAACGGCACCTTCTCAACTCAGTTACTTGGCCTGAAACTCCTCTGATTCCAGTTAATTTTACCCTAAAGCAGACCAGTGATCCTGCCCACAGCACTTTCACAATTCTTCCAGGAGGAGGGGAGTGGCGCGTAGGGGATCACCTGAAGATTATCATTCAAGTGAAGGATTTTGAAGGCCATCCAAAGACGTCTGGGGGAGACTTCATAGTGGCTAGGTTGCACAACCCAAAGCTTGGTGCAGGTGTGGCTGGGCAGGTGGTGGACCTCCTCAATGGATCGTACTCTGCTGTGTTCCCTCTACTCTGGAATGGAAGTGCAGAAGTTGAG gtgACACTGGTTCACTCCAGTGAGGCTGTCACAGTCCTGCGTAGGCTGAACAGAGAGCAGCCAGACAGGATTTATTTCCAAAGCGTCTTCCGTTCAGGCTCAGTGTCTGAAACCACAACCTGCAACATCTGCCTGAGACCAAACAAGCAGCCCATATGCAACTACACCGACCTCCACACAGGGGAGCCATGGTTCTGCTTCAAGCCAAAAAAGCTGAGCTGTGATGCCAGGATCAGCCATTTCAGCGGTATATTCAAGGAAAACCTCAGGAAAAATGAGAAAGAGCTATTTAAGAG TCATGTCAACATGAAAGTCTCCATTCCAGCTCTAGGTTCTCCCAGTGTCCTGGTATTGCCAAAAAAGGAAG GTTACAATGAGAAGAACAACAGTGTTGTATCACCTGGACCAACTGGCTACTACTACCAGAATGTGTGGCGTGCTCTAGGTGGCACCACAGTCCACCAGTTCAACAGCTCCTCTGCCATTACTGAATGTCTGAAAGGCAAAGTGATCCACTTGTATGGAGACTCCACCATCAGGCAGTGGTTTGACCATCTCAGGGATGCACTTCCAG ATCTGAAGGAGTTTAACTTACACAGTTTAAAGCAGCCTGGACCTTTCATGGCCTTAGATTATCCAAACAACATCATGGTGACGTTCCGCTGTCATGGGCCCCCTATTCGTATTCTTAATGTACAAACCAGTCAGCTGCATTACATTGCTAATGAGCTAGATAATGTGGTTGGAGGAAGTAATACTGTTATAGTTATTGGCATCTGGGCTCATTTTGGCAATTTTCCTATTGATATTTACATCCGGCGGCTGCAGACCATCCGCAGAGCAGTGATGCACCTGCTGGACAGAGCTCCAGGTACACTGGTCATCATCCGCACTGCAAACCTCAAAGATCTGACACTTCTAGGGAGTTTCTCCAACAGTGACTGGTACTCACTGCAGCAGGACAAGGTGCTCAGGGCAGTATTCAAAGGAATCAATGTCCACCTGGTGGACGCCTGGGAGATGACCCTGGCCCACCATCTGCCCCACAACCTCCACCCACAACCTCCTATTATAAAAAACATGATTAATGTCGTCTTGTCCTATATATGTCCTAAAAGAGGTGGTTAG
- the LOC115430524 gene encoding NXPE family member 3-like isoform X1, with amino-acid sequence MKVRALKQRMMSIFCSKYGISFLILVGFIISVSILLHDMDLPGFPAVKTATPGGKSPPDLQSNFCSFQPYSEEESLEKAVEERHLLNSVTWPETPLIPVNFTLKQTSDPAHSTFTILPGGGEWRVGDHLKIIIQVKDFEGHPKTSGGDFIVARLHNPKLGAGVAGQVVDLLNGSYSAVFPLLWNGSAEVEVTLVHSSEAVTVLRRLNREQPDRIYFQSVFRSGSVSETTTCNICLRPNKQPICNYTDLHTGEPWFCFKPKKLSCDARISHFSGIFKENLRKNEKELFKSHVNMKVSIPALGSPSVLVLPKKEGYNEKNNSVVSPGPTGYYYQNVWRALGGTTVHQFNSSSAITECLKGKVIHLYGDSTIRQWFDHLRDALPDLKEFNLHSLKQPGPFMALDYPNNIMVTFRCHGPPIRILNVQTSQLHYIANELDNVVGGSNTVIVIGIWAHFGNFPIDIYIRRLQTIRRAVMHLLDRAPGTLVIIRTANLKDLTLLGSFSNSDWYSLQQDKVLRAVFKGINVHLVDAWEMTLAHHLPHNLHPQPPIIKNMINVVLSYICPKRGG; translated from the exons ATGAAGGTCAGAGCTTTGAAACAAAGGATGATGAGCATTTTCTGTTCAAAGTATGGCATCAGCTTCCTCATACTGGTTGGGTTTATCATCAGCGTCAGCATCCTGCTACATGACATGGATCTCCCTGGG TTTCCTGCCGTAAAAACAGCCACCCCAGGAGGTAAATCACCTCCTGACCTCCAATCTAACTTCTGCAGCTTCCAACCATATTCTGAGGAGGAATCTCTGGAGAAAGCAGTGGAAGAACGGCACCTTCTCAACTCAGTTACTTGGCCTGAAACTCCTCTGATTCCAGTTAATTTTACCCTAAAGCAGACCAGTGATCCTGCCCACAGCACTTTCACAATTCTTCCAGGAGGAGGGGAGTGGCGCGTAGGGGATCACCTGAAGATTATCATTCAAGTGAAGGATTTTGAAGGCCATCCAAAGACGTCTGGGGGAGACTTCATAGTGGCTAGGTTGCACAACCCAAAGCTTGGTGCAGGTGTGGCTGGGCAGGTGGTGGACCTCCTCAATGGATCGTACTCTGCTGTGTTCCCTCTACTCTGGAATGGAAGTGCAGAAGTTGAG gtgACACTGGTTCACTCCAGTGAGGCTGTCACAGTCCTGCGTAGGCTGAACAGAGAGCAGCCAGACAGGATTTATTTCCAAAGCGTCTTCCGTTCAGGCTCAGTGTCTGAAACCACAACCTGCAACATCTGCCTGAGACCAAACAAGCAGCCCATATGCAACTACACCGACCTCCACACAGGGGAGCCATGGTTCTGCTTCAAGCCAAAAAAGCTGAGCTGTGATGCCAGGATCAGCCATTTCAGCGGTATATTCAAGGAAAACCTCAGGAAAAATGAGAAAGAGCTATTTAAGAG TCATGTCAACATGAAAGTCTCCATTCCAGCTCTAGGTTCTCCCAGTGTCCTGGTATTGCCAAAAAAGGAAG GTTACAATGAGAAGAACAACAGTGTTGTATCACCTGGACCAACTGGCTACTACTACCAGAATGTGTGGCGTGCTCTAGGTGGCACCACAGTCCACCAGTTCAACAGCTCCTCTGCCATTACTGAATGTCTGAAAGGCAAAGTGATCCACTTGTATGGAGACTCCACCATCAGGCAGTGGTTTGACCATCTCAGGGATGCACTTCCAG ATCTGAAGGAGTTTAACTTACACAGTTTAAAGCAGCCTGGACCTTTCATGGCCTTAGATTATCCAAACAACATCATGGTGACGTTCCGCTGTCATGGGCCCCCTATTCGTATTCTTAATGTACAAACCAGTCAGCTGCATTACATTGCTAATGAGCTAGATAATGTGGTTGGAGGAAGTAATACTGTTATAGTTATTGGCATCTGGGCTCATTTTGGCAATTTTCCTATTGATATTTACATCCGGCGGCTGCAGACCATCCGCAGAGCAGTGATGCACCTGCTGGACAGAGCTCCAGGTACACTGGTCATCATCCGCACTGCAAACCTCAAAGATCTGACACTTCTAGGGAGTTTCTCCAACAGTGACTGGTACTCACTGCAGCAGGACAAGGTGCTCAGGGCAGTATTCAAAGGAATCAATGTCCACCTGGTGGACGCCTGGGAGATGACCCTGGCCCACCATCTGCCCCACAACCTCCACCCACAACCTCCTATTATAAAAAACATGATTAATGTCGTCTTGTCCTATATATGTCCTAAAAGAGGTGGTTAG